One Solanum pennellii chromosome 9, SPENNV200 DNA segment encodes these proteins:
- the LOC114074023 gene encoding uncharacterized protein LOC114074023 encodes MLEGAKLMGIGVATIASVEAAIGIGNILSSSTHFVVRNPSFAKKLFGYAILGFALTEAIASFAPMMAFLISFIFKIH; translated from the coding sequence ATGTTAGAAGGTGCAAAATTAATGGGTATAGGAGTTGCTACAATTGCTTCAGTGGAAGCTGCTATCGGTATTGGAAACATCCTTAGTTCCTCGACTCATTTCGTGGTGCGAAATCCATCAtttgcaaaaaaattatttggctaTGCCATTTTGGGCTTTGCTCTAACCGAAGCTATTGCTTCATTTGCCCCGATGATGGCCTTTTTGATatcattcatattcaaaattcaTTAG